In the genome of Cryptomeria japonica chromosome 8, Sugi_1.0, whole genome shotgun sequence, one region contains:
- the LOC131031564 gene encoding bZIP transcription factor TRAB1, whose amino-acid sequence MGSPGNSRVLGGGTVNSLVPGGTKMGSFSLARQTSIYSLTLEEFKNTLGEPGKNFGSMNMDEFLKNIWTAEESQVMAAAMGAAAADGTVGGNLRREASLQRQGSLTLPRTLSRKTVDEVWRDIYKENSTNADVNGNGCETTQRQATFHEMTLEDFLVKAGVVREDTEPYGGRFDNDEFGGFGGHSMERNEESLGGISNSLALGFPDRGGTVNGELRSNNGVMAGTLTLSPTSNALSNQAALDAMNMEALKSAHQQQTDWLNNQYRTAIAQQQQHQHHQHHHQLLQQQQEVADAAAAAVYASSVKRQGNGVLMGQGLGGALALSPTGMGNGLQGGLGVGLAGLGATALAIGAGSPANQLSSDGVGTSHGDNSTVSPMGYVMDSGLRGRKRGGPVEKVIERRQRRMIKNRESAARSRARKQAYTVELEAEVTQLKEENRELRKKQEEISEKCKKQITEMMASMSGRLPSQKETSRRTQSGPW is encoded by the exons ATGGGTTCTCCGGGGAACTCTAGAGTATTAGGGGGAGGAACTGTTAATTCTCTGGTTCCAGGAGGAACAAAGATGGGGAGTTTTTCACTGGCAAGGCAGACTTCTATCTATTCCTTGACCTTGGAAGAGTTTAAAAACACTCTGGGTGAGCCAGGAAAAAATTTTGGATCCATGAATATGGATGAGTTTCTCAAGAACATATGGACTGCAGAGGAGAGCCAGGTAATGGCTGCAGCCATGGGTGCAGCAGCAGCAGATGGAACTGTAGGAGGGAACCTTAGAAGGGAGGCTAGCTTACAGAGGCAGGGTTCGTTGACGCTTCCTAGAACACTAAGTAGGAAAACTGTTGATGAAGTATGGAGGGACATATATAAAGAGAACAGTACTAATGCAGATGTTAATGGAAACGGATGTGAAACTACACAGAGACAGGCAACATTTCATGAAATGACACTGGAAGACTTCTTAGTCAAAGCTGGAGTTGTAAGAGAGGATACAGAACCGTATGGAGGAAGATTTGACAACGATGAATTTGGTGGTTTTGGTGGACATTCAATGGAGAGAAACGAGGAGAGCTTGGGTGGTATTAGCAATTCCCTTGCTTTAGGGTTTCCTGATAGAGGCGGAACAGTTAATGGGGAATTAAGGAGTAATAATGGTGTAATGGCTGGTACACTTACCCTGTCCCCTACAAGCAATGCTTTATCAAATCAAGCTGCACTTGACGCAATGAATATGGAGGCCTTGAAATCCGCCCACCAGCAACAAACAGATTGGCTCAACAATCAATACAGAACTGCCATTGCTCAACAGCagcaacatcaacatcatcaacatcatcaccaACTTTTACAGCAGCAGCAGGAGGTTGCAGATGCTGCTGCAGCAGCAGTTTATGCATCTTCTGTAAAGAGACAGGGTAATGGGGTTTTGATGGGACAGGGCCTTGGAGGAGCACTTGCTCTTTCTCCCACTGGGATGGGGAACGGCCTTCAAGGAGGGTTGGGAGTAGGCCTGGCAGGCCTTGGAGCTACTGCACTTGCCATTGGAGCAGGGTCTCCTGCCAACCAACTTTCCTCTGATGGTGTCGGTACAAGTCACGGGGATAACTCGACAGTATCGCCCATGGGGTACGTAATGGATTCAGGTCTAAGAGGTAGGAAAAGAGGCGGACCTGTCGAGAAAGTAATTGAAAGACGACAGAGACGGATGATCAAGAATAGAGAGTCAGCTGCAAGATCTAGAGCTCGTAAACAG GCATATACTGTAGAGTTGGAAGCTGAAGTAACACAACTCAAAGAAGAGAACAGGGAATTGCGGAAAAAACAG GAGGAAATATCAGAGAAATGTAAAAAACAG ATTACGGAGATGATGGCTTCCATGAGTGGGCGATTGCCATCTCAAAAGGAAACATCGAGAAGGACACAGTCAGGACCGTGGTAG